From the genome of Stigmatopora nigra isolate UIUO_SnigA chromosome 2, RoL_Snig_1.1, whole genome shotgun sequence:
AAATATTTTAGTATTATAATGTTCCAGGTTTCCAAAGTGGAAACGCTATCTCaagaattgttgttgttttcatgttGCCACAGTGTTGAGATATTAATTATTTGTAAATGTCTGTGATTGGTCAGTAACagttttaaaaagacaacagcGATTGTCCCTGTCCGCATTGATGACAAGATGGAGCAGTATGCTCATGCTGTCGAGGTACGGCCTTAACACACATACATAACACACATACATAGTACAACTTCCCTTTTTGTTCTCCATTAAATTGTATAACTCATTCAATATTCATTTGTTTGCGCAATATATTTCcttcatttaattttcattgTTACAATTCCTAAATTGTCTGCTAAACTCGCGAATAttaattgttacatttttatttgtggtGCACTTTGTCAGTCAGTCTGCCTATTGCTCTATGTCTATCTAACTGTTTTCTGCATTAAAATCAAGCCTCAATGTAGTATTTCGATAGTGACAATATTTCACTTTGTTTCCAGACCTCTCAGGAACCTCGAGGATTGAAACCCTCAGTGGTTGACTTTCCCAACTCACTGGAGGCTGTTACTTCCAAGAAGAACTTGTTTGAGGCTGGTGATATGCAGACTAGCAGCCCACCCAAAACATCTTCCTGTCGGGTAAGAAACCTTTTGGTGTCCACTTTGTATcagcaaatatttcattttatttctagTTTTCCTCTATTTCAAACTCTGACTGTGATGCTTTGATGCAATTAAGTAAATGTGAATAATAATTAGCATTATCTTTGGCTTGTCCAACAAGTTGGTGTCCTCAACAAAGCTGTCAAGTCATTAATCGATTcattttggcagcctagttggaGAACATAACGGCCCCTGAAATCGAAACTATGACGTGGCCCGCAACAAAAATatcagtttgacacccctgacctaGATTAAGTACTGCTCACTTTGACTGTATCCTTAATTGACCTCATTAAGATACTTGTACTCAATTTTTGTTGGGCAATTAATCGTCAATTTAGGACATATTTGTgctgggtttaaaaaaattaaataactcTTACATTTTTGACTTATCCAATGAATCAGGACACTGACGGTTTAAAGGTCGGCGTTGCCAACCTCATAAACCAGTTGGCAAAGGGCCAACCGAATATTAGCCGACCTCCACAAAGCCAAGTAACCGTAAGTTTACAAAGTACTCCAAAATAATGACTGccatattaatgtttttaagCTTAGCGTTAAgggatatattttttgtcaggaTGTGAAGTATGGAGATGTGATGCAGAAGAAAAACATGTGGGAGATTATTGGAGATTCAACAGGGAGGTCTGCCGCAGACATCAAGGTAACATAGACTAATGCTTTGTAGTTAGATGTGATATTATTGTGCGAAATGTTGATGAGTATATCGTGTTTTCAGGGCTCAGCAGCAGTGAGTAAAAAGTTCAAATTTGTGGTGACGGGGCATGGCAAGTATGAGAAGATCTCCGTGAATCAGGAAAATGAAGCTGATGAAAAATGTGGTAAGGGAATTAAAAATCCACTTTATGTCATCTGAAATTGAAATTCAAGGCATTTTTCCCATTATGAATGACCAGGAAATTTTAGTTGTGGGACATTTATTCCTTAGAGGATAGCCACAATTTAAAATATGTCTGTTCTCATTGATTTACAGTTGTCTTTTAGGCACAATATTGTCAGTCATTTTCAATGATTCTATAATTATATTCTTAGTGCATAACCAGCAAAAGGTGAAAAGCTTTgccttgttcatttattttgaaaattatttcCGATGTGAAGCTGGAAATTCAGACTAAAATCatatacaggaaaaaaaggaaggcaAGCACAAGAACACACAGAAATTGAATCGGATATTTGTACAAGTCCGTCTATTCTTTTTCCAACTTTCATAACAACTTTCAAGTTATGTGACATtctgtttttctccttttataTCTTATATTTAAAGTTGGCTATTTAAAGTTGACTTTAGAACACAAAACAGTCAACAAATAGTGTAAATGCCGTTATTTGTGTTCTCTAATCTCTTATCTAAAAATTCTAAATGAAATCTTGAAACTTCAGGAGATACACAGATGGACTTCAAAAACCACTATACAAACTTTGCAAACAGATGGGAGGCTTCTTAAAGAGTTGAAACATATAATCttttaataataagaataacaaGGTTATCACTTGAAGCCCAAACAAACAGAACCAGTGATGACTAGTGGAGCCCAGACCATTACGAAGCAGTGACATACATacatttccttcattttctgaactgcttatcctcacaagggtcacagtgggtgctatagcctatcccagctaagtacgggcaccaggcgggggacaccctgaattggtggccagccaatcacagagcacaaggggacggacaaccattcatgctcacactcatacctacggggaatttagagtgttcaatcattGAAACTACCTGGGATTGCCGACGCACTAATCACTCGTCCACCGGGCTGCCCACATTTTCTTTAGATTCTTTTCTGAACTGTCTACGTTCCTCACTGGCTTTTTAAGAAGAGTTGAAGCCTCTAGCTGTTCTGTTAAAGTCTTTTGGTTCATCTTCTTTGGCCTTGCGTGCAATCAAACCCATCTCAAAAACAGTGGAGAACTTGGTAAGTGGCCTGGATGCTGCCTCCTTCAGCTTTTTGGCATCAAATTTGGGGCTGAAGAGCAAAATGGGCAGCCGGTGTGCAAAGGAAGGGATTTCCTTGGTCTCATCCCTGGCCttgtctttgtctttattttcatttggtaTCTCCTGCTCTTCCTTCTTCTTCAACTCAATTTGGTGCATGATGTTCTCCTTGCTGGAGAACATTTGAAAGAGGACAGCATCCCACATCTTTAAGGCTTTAGGTGGGGTGGAGCCATCGGCGTTGACCTCCTGGCTCTGATCCTGGCTTGCACCTTGTGTCTGTGGAAATGAAGGGTCCTCCTGCTCCACAACCATGTGTTTCTTCAGCCTGGACCAGCCACTCAATTTGGATTTTAAGGCCTTCGGCTTCTGGGTAGTTTGAGCCGAATCGTCTTTCTTCTCAGCTGTGGGTACAGTTTcaccttttttgtcattttctggaTTTTGTATAGACTCTACTTTTATCTTCTCTACCTCAACGCTTTTCACCTGTTGTTCAACACTTGCCTGATCTTGACCCTCAGTGGGCAGGACTTTCTCTTTGCCAAGAAGCTTTCTTACTACCTTCATAGGGTCTTTGGCAGAAGTGGGGGGAGCTTGTTTTGTCACGGGAGGTTTTGGTAAGTCTGTCTTTTgaattttgtttgaatttgcAGGCCTGCTGTTTGGTGTTTCTTGGATCTGATGTTGTTTCTCTGGGATATTGGGAGAAACTGTTCTTGCttctggtggtggtggtgtcacTGCTGTGGTTTGAGGCATCTGAGAAACAATAATCATAGGAATTGATGGTGTGACAGAAATCTCCTGTACTTGGGGTGTCTTTTTGACTACTGTCAGCTCTTGGGTAGGTGTTTTACGCAGGGGTGTTTCAGACGGTTCAATAGCTGTGGCCTGATCTCTGGAAATTCCAAaggtcggtgtgtgtgtcctGATTCCTCCAAAAGCAGCATACTCTCCAGGCATTAGTCCACGGTAGGTAGACTTAGATTTGGGCCCCACTAGTGTCGGGGTCTTTGATCTCTGGAAGGCCTCAGCAGATCCACTATAGGTGGACGCCCCGGGATATGTAGGTGTTCTTGGTCTTTTAAAAGCTGGAGATGAGCTGAGTAGTCGGGTTGCCTCATACGTTGGCGTTTTAGGCCTCTGATATCCAACAGATGTCACAGCAGGTGTTAGCTCAGCAGTTGGGATTTTTCTGGTCAAATCAGGTTCTGATTTGGACTTTGTAATTATGGTTGGGAAGCTCACAGGAGCGTCCTCAATCAGAACTGAGCCAAGTACGTTAATTTCTGGAGTTTTCGCTcttattttgggggtttttgaCCTCTCTGGTTCCACCATCACTGGTGATACTGCAAACAAGAGAGGGTTAGGTTTGGAGATCTCAAAAACAGGTGTGGCGGCGCGCTTTGCTGGGGTCCTCGGGCGCCCTGTGAGACACCGTGGTGATTGCATTTCCTGTGTTGGTGTTTTGCTTCTCATTTCCAATGTTGGTGTGTGTCTGCTGAGTTCAATGGTTGGCACTACAGCAGGGTTTATCTCTACTTTGGCAGTTTCTCTTAAATACGTTGTTAATGTTTGTGCCTGTTGTTCCAACGTGATTGAAGTATTCGGGGTGGGAACGCTACCAGTTTCAAATGCCAAGTTTGCTTCTAGATTACTTTCAGTGGTGACGGTAGTCCCGATGGCAGTTAGAGCGACTGTGTCATACACGGGTGGCGTCCTGGATGTTTCGTAGTAAGAGGTACTCGCCGTATATGAGCGTATTTGGGGGACCTCAAACATGGACTTGGGAGATTTTAAGTTTTCAGTGGCTTTGAATGTTGGACGAGGACTTTTGGGCTTGTCGATCTGAGTCAGCACAGTGAGAGGCCGAATCAAAGCATGACTTTGCTTTGCTGGATACAAGGTCGGATGGGGACTAACTGGCTTTGGCATGGTTGGTGGGGCTACAGTCAGTCTGGGAGTTTCTGGAAAAGGAATCAAATCAGGGGGTTTTAATATAGGAGGAGGACCTGCTAGCTGAGATGAAAAGGGGGAAGGTTGCTGAGGGGGCATCGGGTGAAGAGGCAATGGTTGGACAGGTGTCGTCAGAACGGCTTGTGCTTCGCACATTTGGAAAGAATTTGGATAAAGTGATGCCACACCACTGCTAGGTTGTGGGTATGAAGGGAAGGTGAATGGCTGAGGTGAAAACCTGCCTGCTCGAGAGTAAGCTGCCCGCTGCGGATATGGGGATGCAACATGCTGATATAGTGGCCGTGCAGCAAATCGGGATGACGACTGGCCACTGTAGAATCCATATGGCACCTCGGGAGTTTTGGGTGGTGTTGAGTGATCACTGCGTTCGAGGTCGGGGCTGGCTTCATTCACAGGGGAAAGACTGGAGCGGAAAACACTGGCAGACTGTGACACCTGTGGGGACGTCTTCTTTTTGGCATTTCGTTTCAGGAGCTTCTGTAGACGTGCATTGTCTTTCCCTGGTTTGGGGAAGAGAGGGGGCGGGTACTGGAGGGAAAAGAATCCGCTTGGGATAGCGGTTCCCAACGTGACTGCCATTTGTCCCACTGCCCCCTGAAGAccaaatcacaacaaaaagtgaaatataaataaaacctGATCATGTAATACTGCATTCATTGATTCACACAGGTGGCTAATTCTGGGATTTTTAGGGGCTATCAAATATGCGGTATGTTGCAAAGCAAATATTTCATTCACACCAAGTTGCTAAGTGGATGGCAGGGTCACAGTGGTGCTTGGATCAGTTCAGAATCTTTACCAATCCGAGAAAGAGTCCTAGTGCATTTTCAACATAATTTTTGGATTTGTTGCTATTACAGTATTAAAATCATAGGTCATGGGCAACTTTAAAAAAGAGTTTAccattcaaataaatacatttaaaaagcacaTCAAATGTTTACAGAAcatttttacatctttttttcatgtatGTAAACTGTTTCtcctatttaaaatattttattgctaAACTGTAAATTTAAAATCAGATCAGATCAATTTTATAAGCAACATAACGGTTGATAGtgattttttctaaaataaacaaaaaggaatgtatttttgtctttttcagatggCTGTCAAAGTGATTACTGAGTCCACTGCACCCCAAAGTCACAAAGTGATGTTCCACATTCTGCATATACACCACTTGATGTCTTCCTTTGTTCACATTATTTGAGCTGGACAATCAACTGTTCGTGTGTTTACTTTTCCtcatatttgttcattttgttgTGCTTCCGTGACTTtttaattccctttttttaaagacaagtATAAGCTTTTTAACAGTACAATCCGTATTTTTTGTCAGtgattatattttacaaaatgttactttttcaatattaaacttgtcatttgaaaaacaaagtaaGCACTCTGATTCCTTCTCCATCATGGGTTCCTGATTCCTGGTCCTGAAACATTGTGGAATTTCAAGGGAATCGTACATGAATGCACTTATCCAGTATAGAGCTGTATCCATGGTGAATCCTGGTTTACACCCTCCCGGTTCCTGAAAGGCTTTGCAGAAGCTAACATTTGTCCATTTAggcacacattcatacacaaaTGTAAAGCTATCCCATTGCACTAGGAATAATCTTCAAGTCTAAGCTGCAGTTCGGTTTGGAAACAGGtgagagaaatatttttttagttagccAGTAGACATTCTGTGTGCTCTTCAGGTGTGCTTATCATGTCTCTGGGCTGATAAGATGAGCTAAGTAGATGACGTTTATTTGAATTTGGTTCAAGTTTCAAATTCAAGGACGCCATACACAATGTGAAGTACTGCTCCATCtcgtgcataaaaaaaaaaatggtaaactgACTTTATCCCAGTGCATATTTAACATGTTTTCATACATCTTTTGGTCAGATTGTTTagtattttcaattattatgaATGTCcgcaatttaatttttatttccaATCCCTTCAATGTCAGTAAACAACCATGGAAGGCAGTTCTGTGTCTTTAGTCTTTTCACATTGAATATAGTTACAGTatagtgtgtgtatttatactCTTTAACATGCAGAGTGCAAAAATAGATGTCAGGCATGACAGCAGTGACATCACAAACCCACTGACAGCCGATTTGCTACTACCAAGCCCAGCCAATTGTAGAAAAAGGACTAAGAATAAttgagaataataaaaaatctgaATGATCATAAAGAATCAGCTGTCACTACATGTTACAATGTAGGCCAGCAGACCCTCGAGCCCTCTCCAAGTGCACACACTTTGCACAACTGTCTTAGTTCAAATATGAGAGCCCCCCTGCCCCTGACCCCCTCCTTTTAAGGTGCTAAATGGTTGGAGTCCAAAGTCGGGACAGTAAATATAGCTGTGTCAGAAAATCCATGCTGGTCTACAATGAGCAATTTCAACCTAAAAAGACCCAAACCCCCATGAAGGTAATTTCTTACCGGCTTGAGGCAGGTAGCTGGATTGCAGCAAGCAGGGCTTCCCCTTCAAGCAAAATAAGTCCAATCAGGAACTCATATAGCAAACACACAAGCACTTTTCAAGATCTGCAGCCCGCCCTCTCAGCAGTAAGGTGCCCAATGGGTTTAGCCCCTCCCCAGACACTCAATCTTCCTTGCCGCTGGATCAGAAAAATAGGTAAGTTTACCTGGTTCAGTGCTGCTAAGGGGGGCAGCCGTCTATCCGGCGGCTGCCTGCTTGTTGTAACCTGGACTGTCAAAGCTGCAGTTTTGCGCCGCGCCCCACTCGACCCCCTTGCCTCAGAACGCAAGGACCGCACGCCATGACAGTCCCAAAATAAACGGAGTGACAGCAGAGGCCGAGTAAGACGCCAACCTGAAAATGCACGCTCCAAATCTTAGGTTTCATCTCCTCCGGTCAGGGCTTTAGAATTGAGGGAAAATGGCCTCCCAAGGGGACCGGGCTACATACTTGAGGAAAACAAAACTGTCGGAGAAACGATGCAAATGATGGCAATCTTAGAATATATCGTTATGTTACATTGCAGTAAATGTTAGTCACATGGCACGTTATGTAATATTAAACAGAGCTGTGTAACATGATGcaattttcctttctcatctaacccatttttcaaaagagaataactgtcttttggttctaaacaaccctGATAGTATTAAATAGAGCTGTGTAACATGATGTCACATTTATGATTGCATGTTCCCTAATGTTAGGCTATATTTTCTTGTGTTATATTATGGTACATTAAATCATCGGCTTACAAATTGATTTCAACTGTCTTATgatgctgatttttttgttgataccGTGTTTCATAATGTTTGGTTCTGTAGGGCATGATATTGTTTAATTACATGTTGAGTTGTCCTGCTTTATATTGGGATACATTGCGTTATGTGGGCTACTCTCGTAAAAGACCTAACTGTCGATGTGATGGGAGGCCCGAGTATAGCGGGGATGCCGCTGAGGCAACTGAGCCACACTGTGAGTGCCACTTGCCTGTTGGGGACTTATAACAGCACATTTTTCAAATGGCTTGTTGAGAAACAAAGCATGTTGGACTGTATACCAGCACTGGCACGAGGTGACTGGACCTCCCTTTGTGACCAATACACCTCCTATGTGAGTTAGTGTGGGCTCAAAATAGGTacataatcctttttttccccttggtTTGTGTCAAACACTAACaatggaaagcaaaaaaatgttcaacttgTTTCTTTCCTTCTCCTATTTCATGAAATTGCTCGAACCttggtggagcctatcccagctgactccgggcataaggcaggggacaccctgaattggtagccaccCGCCCGGCCGCCCCGACTGTATTAGTAAGTTTTTTTGTGGTTCAACCATTTCAAATccgattattcattcatttatttttaacacaactTATCTTTTCGAGATAGACCAGGAGCTGACTTTGTGTCAGAGGCTGACTAGCCGCCAGTCAGTCATACCCATCGGGAACACAGgctctcacaatcacaccaccgaATGGGAATCGATCCTAAATTGCTTGCACCAAACTAAAGGGGAAATTTATCTAATTCTAATTTACCAGTCATTATCGCATATACATagaaacttgactatctcaagtgacatgttcaccaaaaaagtcatttgaatgagaATGAGAAGTAAGGAGGACATCttatccactttatcactcgtggggggtgctggagcctatccctgctggctttgggacaccctgtatcggtggccagccaatcgcagggcacaaggagacggacagtcatgcacactcagacccatacctaggagcaaaataataatattgtcaGTAACCCAGTTTACCAGCTtttagtaaaaaatatttaatacaatAGTTTTAAGAAAAGGCAACTTGatgaatgagtggttagggcATTgcgctcacagttctgggatcaatGATTCGATTCCAGGCCAGGATTTTCCcatctggagtttgcatgctctccctgaGCTACGCACTTCATACTGTGTTACTGCAGCACCCCCAAGTGCATGAGAGGGTTCAGGTTAGTCAGAACAGGTCTTTCAGGCTTCTAAGAACTGTAATATTATTACTTTTTCGTGAAGATTAATGCTTTACACTGGTTGTTAAAAATGAGGCATTTCCAAAGGATGCTAGGTTGGCTTCAGAACATCAAGATGCAAACTTTGAGAAGATAACTTCAGATGAGGAACAGCAAAAACATTGGAACAACAACTTTTTAGAGTGCCTGTTGAACATCAAATGTTCTCCTCCTTCTTTTACTTGTTCCTCTTCTTGGTCTTAAACGTTCTAAAATGTGCTTGTCTCATGCCCTGCTCCCAGAATAGCCCAAAGACTTGGGAGAGCAATGGTTCCTTTCCAAACTTGAGCCAACGTCTCCTCCTACTTGCCAGAGTGCTGGCATCTCCTTATTGAGGACcaggaggaggaaggaggtgTGGTGTGGGTGGCGCCCCCAATACGCCAACCCAGCCCCACCGGTACTGAAACCCCGCCTCTTTCCTGACTTCTGGACCAATGAGGCCATGTTGTGGATCAAGTGTCACTATAACAGAAGAACATCATCAGCGCGGCAAGTTTGCAGATCCTGACAGCCGCTCTGGGCCAGCGGGGACCTCCACGCTTCATACTTCTTCTTTCTTTACTTCTTATCTCAGGTAAGGAGGTCCAAATCCCAATCCTAATCCTTATCCTGGTCCTATAGTCCAACCATCCCATTGTCTAGTGATTCACAACTAGTGTGCCATGAGAAATCCTCTACTTCTTAGACTTAGTCCAGAAACGATATAATTGCTCCGAATAATTTATCAACTATCCATCCATAACATATATACTGTCAAGCAGAACAAATTACGTGACAGAAAGTACTGAATCAAAAGTGCCGTGAAAGTACTTTGGCTcgaaaaaggtttaaaaatacctaaaaaaaaacattgaatagtTGTTATACTGCTTCTGCCTGATTTAATCATTTAGTCATGTTTCTGGTGTAGTGATAGGTTTTCACTGAGAACTGTTTTTGATGTCAAATTTACACCGTTGTTTTATGCATTGAAACGATGGAAAGGTGTCCAAATTCCATTTGCGTGGTGgttctatttgaattttatgGTTAGGTTATATGAGTCTCCATCTGGTCCATTTGGAGCAGGCGGTCATCAACATGGACGCTCCCAAGGACCATATGAGTCGCTCACAGGCCTGTTCTGAAAATAGCTCATCTTTTCTGTTATGTTGTATTATGGGTTAGAATGCAAAAAGTGGGAATTGTGTCCTATTACTCTTCTTTTGGAGGATTTACTAAAATGTCCAGAATTGCCTTGTTCTTCTTCTGCTGATGTAGTTACACGAACAACCTGAGTTGTCTTGATTGTTGTGTAGGGATTGCAAAGTTTGTTAAATACCAGCCAATTAAGTAATTGGCACAGTTAacgtgtttgtttttaaaggggaTCAACAGCAGATAGTTTTGACA
Proteins encoded in this window:
- the LOC144193332 gene encoding uncharacterized protein LOC144193332 gives rise to the protein MAVTLGTAIPSGFFSLQYPPPLFPKPGKDNARLQKLLKRNAKKKTSPQVSQSASVFRSSLSPVNEASPDLERSDHSTPPKTPEVPYGFYSGQSSSRFAARPLYQHVASPYPQRAAYSRAGRFSPQPFTFPSYPQPSSGVASLYPNSFQMCEAQAVLTTPVQPLPLHPMPPQQPSPFSSQLAGPPPILKPPDLIPFPETPRLTVAPPTMPKPVSPHPTLYPAKQSHALIRPLTVLTQIDKPKSPRPTFKATENLKSPKSMFEVPQIRSYTASTSYYETSRTPPVYDTVALTAIGTTVTTESNLEANLAFETGSVPTPNTSITLEQQAQTLTTYLRETAKVEINPAVVPTIELSRHTPTLEMRSKTPTQEMQSPRCLTGRPRTPAKRAATPVFEISKPNPLLFAVSPVMVEPERSKTPKIRAKTPEINVLGSVLIEDAPVSFPTIITKSKSEPDLTRKIPTAELTPAVTSVGYQRPKTPTYEATRLLSSSPAFKRPRTPTYPGASTYSGSAEAFQRSKTPTLVGPKSKSTYRGLMPGEYAAFGGIRTHTPTFGISRDQATAIEPSETPLRKTPTQELTVVKKTPQVQEISVTPSIPMIIVSQMPQTTAVTPPPPEARTVSPNIPEKQHQIQETPNSRPANSNKIQKTDLPKPPVTKQAPPTSAKDPMKVVRKLLGKEKVLPTEGQDQASVEQQVKSVEVEKIKVESIQNPENDKKGETVPTAEKKDDSAQTTQKPKALKSKLSGWSRLKKHMVVEQEDPSFPQTQGASQDQSQEVNADGSTPPKALKMWDAVLFQMFSSKENIMHQIELKKKEEQEIPNENKDKDKARDETKEIPSFAHRLPILLFSPKFDAKKLKEAASRPLTKFSTVFEMGLIARKAKEDEPKDFNRTARGFNSS